From a single Rhizobium lusitanum genomic region:
- a CDS encoding porin: MNIKSLLLGSAAALAAATGAHAADAIVAAEPEPLEYVRICDAYGAGYFFIPGTETCLKVGGKLRTEGEWYNAYNRDSKQGTLWHTRAELNVDTATDTEYGPLKTETIVRWDWNDGGSTSTNLLWSYISLGGFTVGKKDSAYNLYIGYAGDVINDDVVYDGPYELNQLTYNYDAGNGFTAVISLEDSNSSGTDSSSYGSSWWTDDKTNHYAPDVVAGAGYKAGAWSFKVVGGYDSIVEEGAVKARVDADFGGFTAFLMGGYNTDGDKLNKYAGTNQDVSACTTSSGTVNASKCGWGDWAVWGGVGVPVNDKLKWNLQLAYTDSKIFEATTNLKFNPVKDLLVEPELTYVHYDYVKDDTVAGILRFERNF, encoded by the coding sequence ATGAACATCAAGAGCCTTCTTCTTGGCTCCGCTGCTGCGCTCGCAGCAGCAACCGGCGCTCACGCGGCGGACGCTATCGTCGCCGCCGAGCCGGAGCCCCTCGAATACGTTCGCATTTGCGACGCCTATGGCGCCGGCTATTTCTTCATCCCGGGCACCGAAACCTGCCTCAAAGTCGGCGGCAAGCTTCGTACCGAAGGTGAATGGTACAATGCTTATAACCGTGACAGCAAGCAAGGCACGCTCTGGCACACCCGTGCGGAGTTGAATGTCGATACCGCGACCGACACCGAGTACGGCCCGCTGAAGACCGAAACCATCGTTCGCTGGGACTGGAACGACGGCGGCTCGACGAGCACGAACCTGCTGTGGTCGTATATCAGCCTCGGTGGCTTCACCGTCGGTAAGAAAGACTCGGCCTATAACCTCTACATCGGTTACGCCGGCGACGTCATCAACGACGACGTGGTCTATGACGGCCCGTATGAACTCAACCAGTTGACCTACAACTACGACGCCGGCAACGGCTTCACGGCTGTGATCTCTCTGGAAGACAGCAATTCCAGCGGCACGGATTCTTCCTCCTATGGCTCAAGCTGGTGGACGGACGACAAGACGAATCACTACGCTCCTGACGTTGTCGCCGGTGCGGGCTACAAGGCTGGCGCATGGTCCTTCAAGGTCGTCGGTGGTTATGACTCCATCGTCGAAGAAGGTGCCGTCAAAGCTCGCGTCGATGCCGACTTCGGCGGCTTTACGGCCTTCTTGATGGGCGGCTACAACACGGACGGCGACAAGCTGAACAAGTATGCCGGCACCAACCAGGATGTCTCCGCCTGCACCACGTCAAGCGGCACCGTCAATGCCTCCAAATGCGGCTGGGGTGACTGGGCCGTCTGGGGCGGCGTTGGCGTACCGGTCAACGACAAGCTGAAGTGGAACTTGCAGCTCGCCTATACCGACTCGAAGATCTTCGAAGCAACGACGAACCTGAAGTTCAACCCGGTCAAGGACCTGCTCGTCGAGCCGGAACTGACCTACGTTCACTACGACTACGTCAAGGACGATACCGTCGCTGGTATTCTCCGCTTCGAACGCAACTTCTGA
- a CDS encoding DUF982 domain-containing protein — MTERKWSKAVTIALEKPEEWVIIDTTQAASWAMIEDWPVEEAPALDRALSVCADVISGKRTPEDARQAFIAAVKEAKIPMKEG, encoded by the coding sequence ATGACGGAAAGAAAATGGAGCAAGGCGGTCACGATCGCTCTTGAGAAACCCGAAGAGTGGGTGATCATCGATACGACCCAAGCGGCTTCCTGGGCGATGATCGAGGATTGGCCTGTTGAGGAAGCCCCTGCGCTGGACCGCGCTCTGTCCGTCTGCGCCGACGTGATCAGCGGCAAGCGCACTCCCGAGGACGCACGGCAGGCGTTCATTGCCGCAGTGAAAGAAGCCAAGATACCGATGAAGGAGGGGTGA
- a CDS encoding acyltransferase family protein — translation MKYVREFEALRGVLAIWVLVGHVASAVAIHGRLFQERFYNEHAVDVFIILSGFAITALIDKRPESYHLYIARRALRIFPAYLFYLAISVAVAGVAVQIWAASPDGSMKAARVGIATDTLAYWPWHLMAHVTGLHGLVPPRFLPFTDYAFLGQAWSISLEWQFYLMAPLLIGLMMKQVSWLRIVILVLLALAVTAVSPKLPQSFLGKWLVDFGIGITSFYFMKHRALGEPFLKSLPLPQLWLIGVGLCILQRSVDYLPLVIWLTAILVIVSAREGRGAVYERISAIACSRPLEWLGSMAYSLYLSHMLVLLLALATLPSLGITSPWAQAGYLLAVTLIGSLIVSRLSYLYIEKPFHEFGRSLGRGDLVATEPAAISKKRAV, via the coding sequence ATGAAATATGTCAGGGAATTCGAGGCCCTCAGGGGCGTGTTGGCGATCTGGGTTCTTGTCGGCCATGTCGCCTCCGCCGTCGCCATTCACGGACGGTTGTTTCAGGAGCGGTTCTACAATGAACATGCGGTGGATGTTTTCATCATCCTCAGCGGCTTCGCCATCACTGCGCTGATCGACAAGCGGCCGGAATCCTATCATCTGTATATTGCGCGGCGTGCGCTCAGAATTTTCCCAGCCTATCTGTTTTATCTGGCCATTTCCGTCGCGGTTGCAGGAGTTGCCGTGCAGATATGGGCGGCTTCACCCGATGGCTCGATGAAAGCGGCGCGTGTCGGCATTGCCACCGATACGCTTGCCTACTGGCCCTGGCACCTTATGGCGCATGTCACTGGCCTGCATGGGCTGGTGCCGCCGCGCTTCCTGCCGTTCACAGATTATGCCTTTCTCGGTCAGGCCTGGAGCATCTCGCTCGAATGGCAGTTTTATCTGATGGCACCGCTATTGATCGGATTGATGATGAAGCAGGTGTCGTGGTTGCGAATCGTCATTCTCGTTCTGCTGGCGCTAGCCGTTACGGCGGTCTCGCCGAAGCTGCCGCAAAGCTTTCTCGGCAAATGGCTGGTCGATTTCGGCATCGGTATCACCAGCTTCTATTTCATGAAGCACCGTGCCCTTGGCGAGCCATTCCTCAAATCATTGCCATTGCCGCAGCTTTGGCTGATCGGAGTAGGCCTATGTATATTACAGCGTTCCGTCGACTATCTGCCGCTCGTCATCTGGCTGACGGCGATCCTGGTCATCGTTTCGGCGCGGGAGGGCAGGGGCGCCGTCTATGAACGAATCTCGGCCATCGCCTGCAGCCGGCCGCTGGAATGGCTGGGCAGCATGGCTTATTCGCTCTATCTCTCGCATATGCTGGTTCTGCTCCTGGCGCTTGCCACGCTGCCGAGCCTCGGGATCACGTCACCCTGGGCGCAGGCCGGTTACCTGCTGGCGGTGACGCTCATCGGATCGCTGATCGTTTCGCGACTGTCCTATCTCTATATAGAGAAGCCGTTTCATGAGTTCGGCCGCAGTCTCGGTAGAGGCGACCTCGTTGCGACGGAACCTGCTGCGATCAGCAAAAAGAGAGCGGTTTGA
- a CDS encoding PopZ family protein, giving the protein MAQPSVVREPSMEEILASIRRIIESNEPGAANSISPSLPAVYTTADDERDDDIHLTVDEEFAAADLANVSSATSADPEPRFVAANSQVPMREPEASGRTLSLADVAARVRAASERNAAQLNPAREVPQLRELPPDMVARLAEARVESLAGVPLRSAVAEAPVSAVTAPTAALLAEAALHAAKVEAQAEAEERPVAVAHVAAPVEVPLFNPPPQQSAAATADRFLPQVQAELSSSLMSEAAGAQVARSFGELAAAIDGSERRSLDEIAEEMLRPMLQDWLDDNLPTLVERLVREEIERVARGPRR; this is encoded by the coding sequence ATGGCTCAGCCAAGTGTCGTGCGTGAACCGTCCATGGAGGAGATCCTGGCGTCCATCCGCCGGATCATCGAGAGCAACGAACCCGGTGCCGCCAATTCTATTTCGCCGTCCCTGCCTGCTGTCTACACCACCGCTGACGATGAGCGCGATGACGATATCCACCTTACGGTCGATGAGGAATTCGCCGCTGCGGACTTGGCTAATGTATCGTCGGCCACATCTGCGGACCCCGAGCCGCGTTTCGTCGCCGCCAATTCGCAGGTGCCGATGCGCGAGCCGGAAGCATCCGGTCGCACCTTGTCGCTTGCCGATGTCGCCGCGCGTGTTCGTGCCGCTTCCGAACGCAATGCTGCACAACTAAACCCGGCCCGCGAAGTGCCGCAGCTACGCGAATTGCCGCCGGACATGGTCGCGCGCCTTGCCGAGGCCCGCGTTGAGTCGCTCGCCGGCGTGCCGTTGCGTAGTGCCGTTGCCGAGGCCCCTGTGTCGGCCGTAACCGCGCCAACGGCGGCACTTCTCGCCGAGGCTGCCCTGCATGCGGCCAAGGTCGAAGCGCAAGCTGAAGCGGAAGAGCGCCCAGTTGCTGTCGCCCACGTAGCCGCACCGGTCGAAGTTCCCCTTTTCAATCCGCCGCCACAACAGTCGGCTGCAGCCACCGCTGATCGCTTCCTGCCGCAAGTACAGGCTGAACTCTCGTCTTCGCTGATGTCCGAGGCCGCCGGTGCGCAGGTTGCACGGTCCTTCGGCGAACTCGCCGCCGCGATCGACGGCAGTGAACGCCGGTCGTTGGATGAGATCGCTGAGGAGATGCTGCGGCCGATGCTGCAGGATTGGCTTGACGACAACTTGCCGACGCTGGTTGAGCGTCTCGTGCGTGAAGAAATCGAACGAGTGGCACGCGGCCCGCGCCGCTGA
- a CDS encoding valine--tRNA ligase, which yields MLEKTYDSAAVEPKIAQKWDEADAFRAGVNAKPGAETFTIVIPPPNVTGSLHMGHALNNTLQDIMVRFERMRGKDVLWQPGMDHAGIATQMVVERRLAERQQPSRHVMGREAFIEKVWEWKEESGGLIFNQLKRLGASCDWSRERFTMDEGLSKAVLEVFVTLYKEGLIYRDKRLVNWDPKMLTAISDIEVEQHEINGNLWYLRYPLEEGVTYQHPIAFDEEGKATEWETRDYLVVATTRPETMLGDTGIAVNPEDERYKAIVGKHVILPIVGRRIPIVADEYPDPTAGTGAVKMTPAHDFNDFDVGKRRGLRVVNILTPEASITIKDNEDFLEGLDHPAALHGAWDELEGTDRFEARKIIVRLFEEAGLLDKIEPHKHTVPHGDRGGVPIEPRLTEQWYVDAKTLAQPAIASVREGRTKLVPKSWDKTYYDWMENIQPWCVSRQLWWGHQIPAWYGPDGQVFVEKTEEEALQAAIQHYLSHGGPMKAYVEDLLENFKPGEILTRDEDVLDTWFSSALWPFSTLGWPDETPELALYYPTNVLVTGFDIIFFWVARMMMMGLHFMKDKNGDPVEPFNTVYVHALVRDKNGQKMSKSKGNVIDPLELIDQYGADSLRFTLAIMAAQGRDVKLDPSRIAGYRNFGTKLWNATRFAEMNGAKSDPHFVPEAAELTINRWILTELARTERDVTEAIEAYRFNDAAGTLYRFIWNQFCDWYLELLKPVFSGDDESAKAEAQSCAAYVLEETYKLLHPFMPFMTEELWAHTAGEGKERDGLICHAEWPVPSYADDVAADEINWLIDLVSGLRSVRSEMNVPPAATAPLVIVGANSLTRERLFRHDAAIKRLARVEAISLSDTAPKGAAQIVVGEATACLPLGSLIDLSVEKARLEKGIAKNEQEMARIVGKLSNEKFVANANPDVVAAERERLDELQGQLASLKVALARVSEAG from the coding sequence ATGCTCGAAAAAACCTATGATTCCGCCGCAGTTGAACCGAAGATCGCCCAGAAATGGGATGAGGCCGACGCCTTTCGCGCCGGTGTGAACGCCAAGCCTGGCGCCGAAACCTTCACGATCGTCATCCCGCCGCCGAACGTCACCGGTTCGCTGCACATGGGCCATGCACTGAACAACACGCTGCAGGACATCATGGTGCGCTTCGAGCGTATGCGCGGCAAGGACGTGCTGTGGCAGCCCGGCATGGACCATGCCGGCATCGCCACGCAGATGGTCGTCGAGCGGCGTCTTGCCGAAAGACAGCAGCCTAGTCGCCATGTCATGGGTCGCGAAGCCTTCATCGAAAAGGTCTGGGAGTGGAAGGAAGAGTCAGGCGGCCTTATCTTCAACCAGCTGAAGCGCCTCGGCGCCTCCTGCGACTGGTCGCGCGAACGCTTCACCATGGACGAGGGTCTGTCGAAGGCCGTTCTCGAGGTCTTCGTCACGCTCTACAAGGAAGGCCTGATCTATCGCGACAAGCGGCTGGTCAATTGGGATCCGAAGATGCTGACGGCGATTTCGGATATCGAAGTCGAGCAGCATGAGATCAACGGTAACCTCTGGTACCTGCGCTATCCGCTGGAAGAAGGCGTCACCTATCAGCATCCGATTGCCTTCGACGAAGAGGGCAAGGCCACGGAATGGGAAACGCGCGACTATCTGGTCGTCGCCACCACCCGACCTGAGACCATGCTCGGGGATACCGGCATTGCGGTTAACCCGGAAGACGAACGCTACAAGGCGATTGTCGGCAAGCATGTCATTCTGCCGATCGTCGGCCGTCGCATCCCCATCGTCGCCGACGAATATCCGGACCCGACCGCGGGCACCGGTGCGGTCAAGATGACGCCGGCGCATGATTTCAACGATTTCGATGTCGGCAAGCGCCGGGGGCTACGCGTTGTCAATATCCTGACGCCGGAAGCTTCCATCACCATCAAGGACAACGAGGACTTCCTCGAAGGTCTGGACCATCCCGCAGCCCTGCACGGCGCATGGGATGAACTGGAGGGCACGGATCGTTTCGAGGCGCGCAAGATCATTGTCCGCCTCTTCGAAGAGGCTGGCCTGCTCGACAAGATCGAACCGCATAAACACACGGTCCCGCATGGCGACCGTGGCGGCGTTCCGATCGAGCCACGCCTGACCGAGCAATGGTATGTCGATGCGAAGACGCTTGCCCAACCGGCGATCGCCTCCGTTCGCGAAGGCCGCACCAAGCTCGTTCCGAAGAGCTGGGACAAGACCTATTACGACTGGATGGAAAACATCCAGCCCTGGTGCGTTTCCCGTCAGCTCTGGTGGGGTCATCAGATCCCGGCCTGGTATGGCCCGGACGGTCAGGTCTTTGTCGAAAAGACCGAGGAGGAGGCGCTGCAGGCGGCGATCCAGCATTATCTCTCGCATGGAGGGCCGATGAAGGCCTATGTCGAGGACCTGCTGGAAAACTTCAAGCCGGGCGAAATCCTGACGCGTGACGAAGATGTACTCGACACCTGGTTCTCGTCGGCACTCTGGCCGTTTTCGACACTAGGCTGGCCGGATGAGACGCCGGAATTGGCGCTTTACTATCCGACCAACGTGCTCGTCACCGGTTTCGACATCATCTTCTTCTGGGTTGCCCGCATGATGATGATGGGCCTGCATTTCATGAAGGACAAGAACGGCGATCCGGTCGAGCCCTTCAACACGGTCTATGTTCACGCCCTGGTGCGCGACAAGAACGGGCAGAAGATGTCGAAGTCCAAGGGCAACGTCATCGATCCGCTCGAACTGATCGACCAGTATGGTGCCGATTCCCTGCGTTTCACGCTGGCGATCATGGCTGCACAAGGCCGCGACGTGAAGCTCGATCCGTCCCGCATCGCCGGCTATCGCAACTTCGGCACCAAGCTTTGGAACGCCACGCGCTTTGCCGAGATGAACGGTGCCAAGAGCGATCCGCATTTCGTGCCGGAAGCCGCCGAGCTCACCATCAATCGCTGGATCCTGACCGAGCTTGCCCGGACGGAGCGCGACGTTACCGAGGCGATCGAGGCCTATCGCTTCAACGATGCCGCCGGTACGCTCTATCGCTTCATCTGGAACCAGTTCTGTGATTGGTATCTCGAGCTCCTGAAGCCTGTCTTCAGCGGCGACGACGAAAGCGCCAAGGCGGAGGCGCAATCCTGCGCAGCCTACGTTCTCGAAGAGACCTACAAGCTGCTGCACCCCTTCATGCCCTTCATGACCGAAGAGCTCTGGGCGCATACGGCGGGCGAGGGCAAGGAGCGCGACGGCCTGATCTGCCACGCCGAGTGGCCGGTTCCCTCCTATGCCGACGATGTCGCTGCCGATGAGATCAATTGGCTGATCGACCTGGTTTCGGGCCTGCGCTCCGTGCGCTCTGAAATGAACGTGCCGCCGGCTGCCACGGCGCCGCTGGTGATCGTTGGTGCCAACAGCCTGACCCGCGAACGTCTGTTCCGCCACGACGCAGCAATCAAGCGGCTGGCTCGTGTCGAGGCGATTTCACTCTCGGATACCGCGCCGAAGGGCGCGGCGCAGATCGTCGTCGGCGAAGCGACCGCCTGCCTGCCGCTCGGCAGCCTTATTGACCTTTCCGTTGAGAAGGCACGCCTGGAGAAGGGGATCGCCAAGAACGAGCAGGAGATGGCCCGCATCGTCGGCAAGCTGTCGAACGAGAAGTTCGTCGCCAATGCCAATCCGGATGTGGTTGCGGCCGAGCGGGAGCGTCTGGACGAACTTCAGGGGCAGCTCGCCAGCCTGAAGGTCGCTCTCGCCAGGGTCAGCGAAGCCGGCTGA
- a CDS encoding OmpP1/FadL family transporter yields the protein MAFRIALKGAFALVITSSFASAAFAGGLDRGGYDIDLLFDKGRYAFESGVTYVMPGRQFKNAKDTNPADGNLNGRSSSTDVTENYAIPYIGFKVGITDDLDCMADYSEPFGGHSNPGLNWAGANNEIETKLRTHNYAATCSYKFDAGPGQLRLIGGGFYQEVTGYKSRLVSAIPAPLSAVYDGVGSLDVDGHGWGWRAGLAYEIEEYAFRTSLLYNSRVKYDNLKGTVDLTELPPIRAFFGKTTSVFGSADAPDTLEWKVQTGIAPDWLAFGSVKWTNWSLLQSIALCPTSTRGISCRPGGATELTSLDLLYRDGWTISGGIGHKFNDKWSGALSLTWDRGTSQGYGMNSDTWTLGAGVNYKATEHVQFTFGGALGLLTSGKSGQATYNGLTFGNDVNYSYGNDLVAALSTSMKVSF from the coding sequence ATGGCATTTCGTATTGCGTTGAAGGGTGCGTTCGCACTCGTAATCACATCGTCATTTGCAAGCGCCGCATTCGCGGGTGGGCTTGATCGCGGCGGTTACGATATCGATCTACTCTTCGACAAGGGTCGTTACGCTTTCGAATCCGGTGTGACTTATGTCATGCCCGGTCGCCAGTTCAAGAATGCCAAGGATACCAATCCGGCTGACGGCAATCTCAACGGGCGCAGTAGTTCCACGGATGTCACCGAGAACTATGCCATCCCGTATATCGGCTTCAAGGTCGGCATCACCGATGACCTCGATTGCATGGCCGACTATTCCGAACCGTTCGGCGGTCATAGCAATCCGGGCCTCAACTGGGCCGGCGCCAACAATGAAATCGAAACCAAGCTGCGCACGCATAATTATGCGGCGACGTGCTCCTACAAGTTCGATGCCGGTCCGGGTCAACTGCGTTTGATCGGTGGCGGTTTCTACCAAGAGGTTACCGGCTACAAGTCCCGCCTGGTCTCGGCCATTCCCGCCCCGCTTTCCGCCGTCTATGACGGTGTCGGTTCGCTGGACGTCGATGGTCATGGTTGGGGCTGGCGTGCCGGTCTTGCCTATGAGATCGAGGAATACGCCTTCCGTACCAGCTTGCTTTACAACAGCCGGGTCAAATACGATAACCTCAAGGGCACCGTCGATCTGACGGAATTGCCGCCGATCCGTGCATTCTTCGGCAAGACCACTTCCGTTTTCGGTTCGGCCGATGCGCCGGACACGCTCGAATGGAAAGTGCAGACCGGTATTGCTCCGGACTGGCTGGCCTTCGGTTCGGTCAAGTGGACCAACTGGAGCCTTCTGCAGAGCATTGCGCTTTGCCCGACCTCCACACGCGGCATATCCTGCCGTCCGGGCGGGGCGACCGAGCTCACCTCGCTTGACCTGCTCTATCGAGACGGCTGGACGATCTCCGGCGGTATCGGTCACAAGTTCAATGACAAATGGAGCGGCGCGCTCAGCTTGACCTGGGATCGCGGCACCAGCCAGGGTTATGGCATGAACTCGGATACCTGGACGCTCGGCGCCGGCGTCAACTATAAGGCAACGGAACATGTCCAGTTCACCTTCGGCGGCGCGCTTGGCCTGCTGACGAGCGGTAAATCCGGCCAGGCTACGTATAACGGCCTTACGTTCGGCAATGACGTCAACTACAGCTACGGCAATGACCTCGTGGCTGCGCTGTCTACTTCGATGAAGGTGAGCTTTTGA
- the exoR gene encoding exopolysaccharide production regulator ExoR → MFKSEFISARVMLLSLSLATFVVMTGQCRAFDINAGVTKESGPFDLFKFGFRAYKNGQKEEAVEAYRYAAEKGHTGSRWALANMYADGDGVTQDDFEAFKIYSEIAQQGVEPGSEDTGFFINALLALANYYKTGIQNTPVKTDLNQARQLYFQVASTFGVPEAQFQLAQMMLSGEGGAPNVQQAKKWLNQARKSGHPGAMAVFGNILFQEGQTVRGLAFMTAALDKCKPKDCGWMEDLQEQGFSVANENDRRVAVAMSHQLDVAGAE, encoded by the coding sequence ATGTTTAAGTCCGAGTTCATATCAGCGAGAGTGATGTTACTCAGCCTGTCGCTTGCCACCTTCGTGGTGATGACAGGCCAATGCCGGGCATTCGATATTAATGCCGGCGTCACCAAGGAATCCGGTCCTTTCGATCTCTTCAAATTCGGCTTCCGGGCCTACAAGAACGGCCAGAAGGAAGAGGCTGTCGAAGCCTATCGTTACGCGGCCGAAAAGGGCCATACCGGTTCGCGCTGGGCTCTGGCCAACATGTATGCCGACGGCGACGGCGTAACGCAGGACGATTTCGAGGCCTTCAAGATCTATAGCGAGATCGCCCAGCAGGGTGTGGAGCCCGGCTCCGAAGATACCGGCTTCTTCATCAACGCGCTGCTGGCGCTCGCCAATTATTACAAGACCGGCATTCAGAACACCCCGGTCAAGACTGACCTCAATCAGGCGCGTCAGCTCTATTTCCAGGTTGCTTCGACCTTCGGCGTTCCCGAAGCGCAGTTCCAGCTCGCGCAGATGATGCTGTCGGGCGAGGGCGGTGCGCCCAACGTGCAGCAGGCGAAGAAGTGGCTGAACCAGGCCCGCAAGAGCGGCCATCCCGGCGCCATGGCCGTCTTCGGCAATATTCTGTTTCAGGAAGGCCAGACCGTACGGGGCCTTGCCTTCATGACGGCGGCACTCGACAAGTGCAAGCCGAAGGATTGCGGCTGGATGGAAGACCTGCAGGAGCAGGGTTTTTCGGTCGCCAATGAGAACGACCGCCGCGTCGCCGTCGCCATGTCACATCAACTGGATGTCGCCGGCGCCGAGTAA
- the xth gene encoding exodeoxyribonuclease III encodes MKIATWNINGVKARIENLCQWLKDSDPDIACLQEIKTVDEGFPRLEIEALGYHIETHGQKGFNGVAILSKTKPDEVTRGLPGDDSDEQSRFIEAVFSVPDHGVLRVCCLYLPNGNPIDTEKYPYKLAWMERLRKFAADRLALEEPIILAGDYNVIPEPHDCFDPKVWENDALFLPQTRQAFRQLENLGFTDAVRATTDAVKLYSFWDYQAGAWPKNNGIRIDHLMLSPEAADRLTSTAIEKHVRAWEKPSDHVPVIAHLDFQN; translated from the coding sequence ATGAAGATCGCCACCTGGAACATCAACGGCGTCAAAGCGCGTATCGAGAATCTCTGCCAGTGGCTGAAGGACTCTGACCCTGATATCGCCTGCCTGCAGGAGATCAAGACGGTCGACGAAGGCTTCCCGCGCCTGGAAATCGAGGCGCTCGGCTATCATATCGAGACGCATGGCCAGAAGGGCTTCAACGGCGTGGCGATCCTCTCCAAGACGAAACCCGACGAAGTGACACGCGGCCTTCCCGGCGACGATAGCGATGAACAGTCCCGCTTCATTGAAGCGGTGTTCTCCGTGCCGGACCATGGCGTACTGCGCGTCTGCTGCCTTTATCTGCCGAACGGCAATCCCATCGACACCGAAAAATATCCCTACAAGCTCGCCTGGATGGAACGCCTGCGGAAATTTGCGGCCGACCGGCTCGCTCTGGAAGAGCCGATCATTCTTGCCGGCGACTACAATGTCATCCCGGAGCCGCATGATTGCTTCGATCCGAAGGTCTGGGAGAATGACGCGCTGTTCCTGCCGCAGACCCGACAGGCATTTCGCCAACTCGAAAATCTCGGCTTTACCGACGCGGTGCGCGCCACGACGGACGCAGTCAAATTATATTCGTTCTGGGATTATCAGGCCGGCGCCTGGCCGAAGAACAACGGCATCCGCATCGACCACCTGATGCTGTCGCCGGAAGCGGCCGATCGCCTGACCTCCACAGCCATCGAGAAGCACGTCCGCGCCTGGGAAAAGCCGTCGGACCACGTTCCGGTGATTGCGCATCTCGATTTTCAGAATTAG
- the erpA gene encoding iron-sulfur cluster insertion protein ErpA, with amino-acid sequence MTETSVTLSDAAAKRIAVIVSAEAGKRALRVAVEGGGCSGFSYKFDLAEGPQDDDIIVEKGNATVLIDQLSLVYMAGSEIDFVDNLLGQSFQIKNPNAVASCGCGTSFSI; translated from the coding sequence ATGACAGAGACAAGTGTAACCCTATCGGACGCAGCGGCAAAGCGAATCGCCGTGATCGTCAGCGCCGAGGCCGGCAAGCGCGCGCTTCGCGTCGCGGTCGAAGGTGGTGGATGTTCGGGATTTTCCTATAAGTTCGATCTCGCCGAAGGCCCACAAGACGATGATATCATTGTTGAAAAAGGCAATGCCACCGTGCTGATCGATCAATTGTCGCTGGTCTATATGGCCGGCTCCGAGATTGACTTCGTTGACAATCTGCTCGGCCAGTCCTTTCAGATAAAGAATCCGAATGCGGTCGCAAGCTGCGGATGCGGAACAAGTTTTTCGATCTGA
- a CDS encoding deoxyguanosinetriphosphate triphosphohydrolase → MTIDRHALGFGYGEKAVYATDPWTSRGRLYEEGSSPTRSDFQRDRDRIVHTTAFRRLKHKTQVFIAQDGDHYRTRLTHTIEVAQVARALARALKLDEDLAEGVALVHDFGHTPFGHTGEDALHEMLLPYGGFDHNAQSLRIVTKLERRYAEFDGLNLTWETLEGLVKHNGPLLTPDGKDTRGPVPQPILDYCEIHDLEIATYASLEAQVAAIADDIAYNTHDIDDGLRSGYLTFDMLEEIPFLSELMAEVRARYPNLEASRFTHEIMRRQITRMVEDVISVAQQALSEIRPGSVADIRGAGRVIATFSPEMAETDKQIKRMLFKRIYRHPDIMRIRTGAAQIVTDLFQAYMDNPKEMQSHYWVDHIAGLAVAAKARHVGDYLAGMTDTYAISAHRRLFDQTPDLR, encoded by the coding sequence ATGACGATCGACAGGCATGCATTGGGTTTCGGTTATGGCGAGAAGGCGGTCTATGCGACCGACCCCTGGACTTCGCGCGGACGGCTCTATGAAGAGGGATCGAGCCCGACGCGCTCCGATTTCCAGCGCGACCGCGACCGCATCGTGCATACGACCGCTTTCCGGCGGCTGAAGCACAAGACGCAGGTGTTCATCGCGCAGGACGGCGATCATTACCGCACGCGCCTGACGCATACGATCGAAGTGGCACAGGTTGCCCGCGCCCTGGCGCGTGCCTTGAAGCTCGACGAGGATCTCGCCGAGGGCGTGGCGCTCGTTCATGATTTCGGCCATACCCCTTTCGGTCATACGGGCGAGGACGCGCTGCACGAGATGCTGCTGCCCTATGGCGGCTTCGACCACAATGCGCAGTCCCTGCGCATTGTCACGAAACTCGAGCGCCGCTATGCCGAATTCGATGGCTTGAACCTTACCTGGGAGACGCTGGAGGGTCTGGTCAAGCACAATGGCCCGTTGCTGACGCCAGATGGCAAGGACACGCGCGGCCCTGTGCCGCAGCCGATCCTCGACTATTGCGAAATCCATGATCTGGAGATTGCCACCTATGCCAGCCTGGAGGCACAGGTCGCGGCGATCGCCGACGACATCGCCTACAATACCCATGACATCGATGACGGCCTGCGCTCGGGCTATCTCACCTTCGACATGCTGGAGGAAATACCATTTCTCTCGGAGCTGATGGCGGAGGTGAGGGCGCGCTATCCCAATCTGGAGGCAAGCCGCTTCACGCATGAAATCATGCGCCGGCAGATCACGCGCATGGTGGAGGACGTGATCTCCGTTGCGCAGCAGGCGCTGAGCGAGATCAGGCCGGGCAGCGTTGCCGATATCCGGGGCGCTGGCCGCGTCATCGCCACCTTCTCTCCCGAGATGGCCGAGACGGACAAGCAGATCAAGCGGATGTTGTTCAAGCGGATATACCGCCACCCGGATATCATGCGTATTCGTACTGGCGCCGCGCAGATCGTCACCGATCTGTTCCAGGCCTATATGGACAATCCCAAGGAGATGCAGAGCCACTATTGGGTCGACCATATTGCCGGCCTTGCCGTCGCCGCCAAGGCGCGCCATGTGGGTGATTATCTGGCTGGTATGACCGATACCTATGCCATCAGCGCCCATAGGCGTTTGTTTGACCAGACTCCCGATTTGCGGTAG